The segment GGAATAAATGAAGCGCCAATCGTTGTAAATCCTAAACATAAGATCAATAAAGCAGAAGGAATAACGACCAGGTTTGAGAAAAGAAAACAGGTAGGAAATTGATGAAAATACAATAAAGCAATAGGAAAGGTAGCAACCTGGGCTGCAATGGAAACACAGGTAATTGCCCAGATCTGATCGCCAACCCAATTGTATATTTCAACGAGGCCGTATAGCTTTGGCTGTAAATATACAATCCCAAAAACAGCCATATAGGAAAGCTGGAATCCAACTTCCATGATTAAATAAGGATTAAAGCATAGCAGGCAAAAAGCCGAGACCGCGAGTATATTATAGATATTGGTTTGCCTGCCAAAAGCCCTCGCAACAATAATGAACGAAAACATTGTAACTGCTCTCAACACCGAAGGTGAGAGTGCTGTAACAAAAGCATAAAACCACAATACAACCAATAGAATAAAAGCCAGTATTATTTCTCCATACTTGATCTTTCTAAGTCTTCCGAGGATAAGCATTAAAAATTGAAAAACGATGCCAACGTGCAGTCCTGATACGGCTAGAACGTGCATAGCTCCGGCATTGGAATATGCTTCTTTTATTTCATTATCAAGACTGCTTCTTATTCCCAGAATTAAAGCTGAGGCAATTTTATATTCCCTTGATGAATGGATGTATTTACGGAGTATTTTATCGCAGTAGTTCCTTACCGCTGTGGCCTTTTCTTTTATAACATTAATGGGTTGATAACCACAGACCAGGTAATTTCCGTTCCTTACAAAATGTTGATGGTAAATGTTGTGGAATCTTAAATATCTTTTGTAATCAAATTCATTAGGGTTTGAAGGTGGAGTGATAAGGTTGGGTGAACCTTTTATGATTAACCTGTCGCCATATTTCAGCATTTTGGTAGTCGAATCCTTAGCAAAATATATGAGAATGCGGCCGGAAGCTGTTCCCCACCCATTTTCATTTTTAATTTCAGAAATTAAAAGCTCTGCTTTATAGCTTTTAGCTTTTTCAGTTAATTCTGAAACAATGAGTCCTTTATAATAATAGATTTCTCCATTGAAATTTAGAATATGATTAGCATCATTAGAATTTGTTTTTTGTTTTGTTAACAGGATGCCAAATAAGAAAACCGAAATTAAGGCAATGATTCCAAATACCGGCTTAAAATATACAATACGTTCTTTAGGAATA is part of the Cytophagales bacterium genome and harbors:
- a CDS encoding ComEC family competence protein, producing the protein MIKWTPYSFLRITVFFIAGILFYIYTGLEFDHYFELFACFISAYALLYFTIPKERIVYFKPVFGIIALISVFLFGILLTKQKTNSNDANHILNFNGEIYYYKGLIVSELTEKAKSYKAELLISEIKNENGWGTASGRILIYFAKDSTTKMLKYGDRLIIKGSPNLITPPSNPNEFDYKRYLRFHNIYHQHFVRNGNYLVCGYQPINVIKEKATAVRNYCDKILRKYIHSSREYKIASALILGIRSSLDNEIKEAYSNAGAMHVLAVSGLHVGIVFQFLMLILGRLRKIKYGEIILAFILLVVLWFYAFVTALSPSVLRAVTMFSFIIVARAFGRQTNIYNILAVSAFCLLCFNPYLIMEVGFQLSYMAVFGIVYLQPKLYGLVEIYNWVGDQIWAITCVSIAAQVATFPIALLYFHQFPTCFLFSNLVVIPSALLILCLGFTTIGASFIPLLAKGFGFLLEKLIWLLNQFIFTIEKLPFALIKGIDISVFESWLIYAIVIIFLIFIYFKKIQFQVVLFSLLFLFSIFQIIELSIQKNQKRFVVYNIHDHSAIDFIDGFENELICDSILLNDKSKLRFHIFHHWWNKGIRKTNITPSPTSPPLTPPKGGRTGHPLSPTGGKGGGKVPPLGGFRGAVDLIVWNGYKILLLNKDMEFPGNLGSGSPNMSRTPTYYKIDIDFIVLQNNAHISLRKLQEHFIFTKLIIDSSNKWYYGKKLLKEAKAYDIPCFSVRHQGAFVWDI